A window of the Lactobacillus gasseri ATCC 33323 = JCM 1131 genome harbors these coding sequences:
- a CDS encoding ribosome-binding factor A, giving the protein MKHRIGRVEGEILRELTKILRKDIRDPRLSDITITAVECTNDLSYATIYYSLLTEDPAKEKEVAEGLDKAKGMMRHLLGQTLTVYKVPELIFKRDTSVAYGSKIDNLINQVKKQDQERENKNK; this is encoded by the coding sequence ATGAAACATAGAATTGGTCGTGTAGAAGGCGAGATCTTACGTGAACTAACTAAAATTTTACGTAAAGATATTCGTGATCCACGTTTAAGTGATATTACTATTACAGCTGTAGAATGTACAAATGATTTGTCATATGCAACTATTTATTACAGCTTGTTGACCGAAGATCCAGCAAAGGAAAAGGAAGTAGCTGAAGGACTTGATAAGGCAAAAGGAATGATGCGTCACTTGCTTGGTCAAACTTTGACTGTTTATAAAGTTCCTGAGTTGATTTTTAAACGTGATACTTCTGTTGCTTATGGTTCAAAGATTGATAATTTAATCAACCAAGTAAAGAAGCAAGATCAAGAACGTGAAAATAAGAATAAGTAA
- the truB gene encoding tRNA pseudouridine(55) synthase TruB yields the protein MLNGIVVVNKPRGVTSSDCVYKLRKILQIRKIGHAGTLDPEVNGVLPIAIGQATKLIELMHEKPKSYIGSGMFGRATDSYDLDGKTIAEEKINTPFTSNEIIAGMEKLTGKLEQVPPIYSAVRVNGKRLYEYARENIPVERPKRKVNVYSYELTQDPEYDPLEKTESFNFAIRCSKGTYVRSLVNDLGEELGVPAVMTSLTRTSSSGYDLNQAVDLETIEAEIDTPGKWLQPIDSFFAELPQLQLSPDQFKRVSNGASISLNTSYAKVALVYNGHIKAIYRRQGKIYRPEMMLLKNE from the coding sequence ATGCTAAATGGAATTGTAGTAGTAAATAAGCCACGTGGAGTAACAAGCAGTGATTGTGTTTATAAATTAAGAAAGATACTTCAAATTAGAAAAATCGGACATGCTGGGACGCTTGATCCTGAAGTTAATGGCGTATTACCAATTGCTATTGGTCAAGCGACGAAATTGATTGAATTAATGCATGAAAAACCTAAATCCTATATTGGAAGCGGAATGTTTGGGCGAGCTACTGATAGTTATGATTTAGATGGTAAAACTATTGCTGAAGAAAAAATAAATACTCCGTTTACAAGTAATGAAATTATTGCTGGCATGGAAAAGTTGACAGGAAAGCTTGAGCAAGTACCGCCAATTTATTCAGCTGTAAGAGTAAATGGTAAAAGGCTTTATGAATATGCTCGGGAAAATATTCCAGTTGAACGTCCCAAGCGAAAAGTCAATGTTTATAGCTATGAATTAACACAAGATCCAGAATATGATCCATTGGAAAAAACAGAAAGCTTTAATTTTGCAATTCGCTGTTCTAAAGGAACCTATGTCAGGTCATTAGTAAATGATTTAGGTGAAGAATTAGGTGTACCTGCTGTAATGACTAGTCTTACGCGAACTAGTAGTTCAGGCTATGACTTAAATCAAGCTGTAGATTTAGAAACAATTGAAGCAGAAATAGATACTCCAGGAAAATGGCTTCAGCCAATTGATAGCTTTTTTGCTGAATTACCTCAACTTCAACTTTCGCCAGATCAATTTAAACGGGTTTCAAACGGTGCAAGCATTAGTTTAAATACCAGTTATGCTAAGGTCGCTTTGGTTTATAATGGTCATATAAAAGCTATTTATCGGCGACAAGGAAAAATCTATCGCCCTGAGATGATGCTTTTAAAAAATGAATAG
- the grpE gene encoding nucleotide exchange factor GrpE, which yields MSKEEFPHEKDLKDEVTPDKAPKKDPKAASKEEVKEDPAKDYEKEIAELSAKNKDLEDKYLRSEAEIQNMQARYAKERAQLIKYESQSLAKEVLPAMDNLERALAVKADDEAAKQLQKGVQMTLDSLVKSMKDQGITEIKAEGETFDPALHQAVQTVAAENDDQKDHVVKVLQKGYQYKDRTLRPAMVVVAQ from the coding sequence GTGAGTAAAGAAGAGTTTCCGCATGAAAAAGATTTAAAAGACGAGGTGACCCCGGATAAGGCACCAAAGAAAGATCCCAAAGCAGCTTCGAAAGAGGAAGTTAAGGAAGATCCAGCAAAAGATTATGAAAAAGAAATCGCTGAATTAAGTGCTAAGAACAAGGATCTTGAAGATAAATACCTACGTAGTGAGGCTGAGATCCAGAATATGCAGGCACGTTATGCAAAAGAGCGTGCACAATTGATTAAATATGAATCTCAAAGCCTTGCTAAAGAAGTTTTGCCAGCAATGGATAACTTAGAACGCGCGTTAGCTGTTAAGGCAGATGATGAGGCAGCTAAGCAACTCCAAAAAGGTGTTCAGATGACGCTCGATTCATTAGTTAAATCAATGAAAGATCAGGGAATCACTGAAATTAAAGCCGAGGGTGAAACTTTTGATCCTGCACTCCATCAAGCTGTTCAAACTGTTGCAGCAGAAAACGATGATCAGAAGGATCACGTAGTTAAAGTTTTACAAAAAGGATATCAATATAAAGATAGAACATTAAGACCAGCAATGGTTGTAGTGGCTCAATAA
- the infB gene encoding translation initiation factor IF-2, whose amino-acid sequence MAKKRIYEVAKELGIENKIVVKKAQDLGFDVKSHMSSLDDKQVSKLVDSFKSANTTKPSTEKDSKNSSRKEKTKIKVSVGAIRRRDNKNDHDNRHGNNKRRNNKFKKQQNDRRAERNKPQTEAKSAARDLLNKFKKKQRAEASELNAQTEASRRKWHQEQNPQRSKVKKVENTRKPKEEKLEGAAAVKARVQASQKPVGPKIIKPSPARNKAKRPTVKKVEPIAPVVPAPQKEETKPTRKKDFTRKKREVPDYERERSEHSDKARRRRNKKNKRINQSKEIKKQPTQRKERPLPETLVYEEGMNAQDLGKLLHREPAEIVKKLFMLGVMTNQNQSLDKDTIELLAAEYGIEAQEKVHEDISDIDTLYTKEMEESKASKHQEKRPPVVTIMGHVDHGKTTLLDRLRHTNVSEHEAGGITQKIGAYQVRIDDRLITFLDTPGHAAFSNMRARGAEITDIVVLVVAADDGVMPQTIEAIDHAKSAGVPIIVAVNKIDKPGANPDHVMEQLMKYGLVPEDWGGDTIFVKISAKTGKNVEELLQMILLQADVMELKADPDQKAIGTVIEARLDKGRGSVADVLVQQGTLKVGDPIVVGDTFGRVRVMTNDKGRRVKKATPSAPVEITGLNDVPEAADKLVVFEDEKTARSVGEQRAKNALEKQRENVQHVTLDNLFDTMKKENMKEVDIVLKADVQGSAEALQQSLEKIEVEGVRVNIIHSGVGAINESDVTLAGASNAFIVGFNVRPTNTAKSQADAEGVDIRLYNIIYKVMDDVEAAMKGMLEPTYEEKVTGNLTVRETWKVSKIGTIAGAFVDNGYVTRDSGIRVIRDGIVKYDGKVASLKRFKDDVKEVKQGFDCGITIENFNDIKVDDQLEAYEMQEVPVK is encoded by the coding sequence ATGGCTAAAAAGCGTATTTATGAAGTAGCGAAAGAATTAGGCATTGAAAACAAAATTGTTGTAAAAAAGGCACAAGATTTGGGTTTTGATGTAAAGAGCCACATGTCCTCCCTAGATGATAAGCAAGTCTCTAAGTTAGTAGATAGTTTTAAGTCTGCTAATACTACTAAGCCATCTACTGAAAAGGATTCGAAAAATTCAAGTCGTAAAGAAAAAACAAAAATAAAGGTTTCTGTAGGTGCAATTCGTCGTCGTGATAATAAAAATGATCACGATAATCGCCATGGTAATAATAAACGCAGAAACAATAAATTTAAAAAACAACAAAATGATCGTCGTGCTGAACGAAATAAACCGCAAACAGAAGCTAAATCTGCAGCACGTGATTTATTGAATAAATTTAAGAAAAAGCAACGAGCTGAAGCTAGTGAATTAAACGCTCAGACTGAAGCTTCCCGCCGTAAATGGCATCAAGAACAAAATCCTCAAAGATCAAAGGTTAAAAAAGTGGAAAATACTCGTAAGCCAAAAGAAGAAAAACTTGAAGGAGCTGCAGCTGTTAAAGCTCGTGTACAAGCTTCACAAAAACCAGTTGGTCCAAAGATTATTAAACCATCGCCGGCAAGAAATAAGGCAAAGAGACCTACTGTGAAGAAGGTAGAACCAATTGCTCCAGTTGTACCTGCTCCTCAAAAAGAAGAAACAAAACCAACTCGCAAAAAAGACTTTACTCGTAAGAAACGTGAAGTGCCAGATTATGAACGCGAAAGAAGCGAACATTCTGATAAGGCACGTCGCCGTAGAAATAAGAAAAATAAGCGTATTAATCAAAGTAAAGAAATTAAAAAGCAACCAACGCAAAGAAAGGAACGTCCATTGCCAGAAACATTGGTTTATGAAGAAGGCATGAATGCTCAAGATTTAGGAAAACTTCTTCATAGGGAGCCTGCTGAAATTGTTAAGAAGCTCTTTATGCTTGGTGTCATGACTAACCAAAATCAGTCTTTGGACAAAGATACTATTGAACTCCTAGCAGCTGAATATGGTATTGAAGCACAAGAAAAAGTGCATGAAGATATTTCAGATATTGATACTTTGTACACTAAAGAAATGGAAGAATCAAAAGCTTCTAAGCATCAAGAAAAGCGTCCTCCAGTTGTTACAATCATGGGTCACGTTGACCATGGGAAGACCACTTTACTTGATAGATTACGTCATACTAATGTTTCTGAACATGAAGCAGGTGGTATTACTCAAAAGATTGGTGCTTACCAAGTACGAATCGATGATCGTTTGATTACTTTCTTAGATACTCCAGGACACGCAGCCTTTTCTAACATGCGTGCTCGCGGTGCTGAAATTACTGACATTGTTGTTTTAGTAGTTGCAGCAGATGATGGTGTAATGCCACAAACAATTGAAGCTATTGACCATGCTAAGAGTGCTGGTGTGCCAATTATCGTTGCTGTTAACAAGATTGATAAGCCAGGTGCAAATCCAGATCATGTAATGGAACAACTTATGAAATATGGCTTAGTTCCTGAAGACTGGGGCGGCGATACAATCTTTGTTAAGATTTCTGCTAAGACAGGTAAAAATGTTGAAGAACTCTTGCAAATGATCTTGCTTCAAGCCGATGTTATGGAACTTAAAGCTGATCCTGATCAAAAGGCGATTGGTACTGTAATTGAAGCTCGTCTTGATAAAGGACGCGGTTCAGTTGCCGATGTTTTGGTTCAACAAGGTACTTTGAAGGTTGGAGATCCAATTGTTGTTGGCGATACGTTTGGTCGTGTTCGTGTTATGACTAACGATAAGGGACGTAGAGTCAAAAAGGCAACTCCATCTGCTCCTGTTGAAATTACTGGATTGAATGATGTTCCAGAAGCAGCTGATAAGTTAGTAGTCTTTGAAGATGAAAAGACAGCTAGAAGTGTTGGTGAGCAACGCGCTAAGAATGCTTTAGAGAAACAACGTGAGAATGTCCAACATGTTACTTTGGATAATTTGTTTGACACAATGAAGAAAGAAAACATGAAGGAAGTTGACATCGTTCTTAAGGCCGATGTTCAAGGTTCAGCTGAAGCATTGCAACAATCTCTTGAAAAGATTGAAGTTGAAGGCGTAAGAGTTAACATTATTCACTCTGGTGTTGGTGCAATCAATGAATCTGATGTTACCTTAGCTGGTGCTTCAAATGCATTTATTGTTGGATTTAATGTTAGACCAACTAATACTGCTAAGAGTCAAGCAGATGCTGAAGGTGTAGATATTCGTCTTTATAACATTATTTACAAGGTTATGGACGATGTTGAAGCTGCTATGAAGGGTATGCTTGAACCTACATACGAAGAAAAGGTTACTGGAAACTTAACTGTACGTGAAACTTGGAAGGTATCTAAGATCGGAACAATTGCTGGTGCTTTTGTTGATAATGGATATGTTACTAGAGATTCCGGTATCCGTGTAATTCGTGACGGTATTGTTAAATATGATGGAAAAGTTGCATCTCTTAAGCGTTTCAAGGATGACGTTAAGGAAGTTAAGCAAGGATTCGATTGTGGTATCACCATTGAAAACTTCAATGATATCAAGGTTGACGATCAACTTGAAGCCTACGAAATGCAAGAGGTACCTGTTAAATAG
- the hrcA gene encoding heat-inducible transcriptional repressor HrcA translates to MLTERQELILKTIIMDFTQSHEPVGSKTVMNQLPVKVSSATVRNEMAALEEKGLLEKTHSSSGRIPSTAGYRYYLDHLINPVKIPASVYNRIIYQLDQPFQQVNEIVQEAAKILSDLTNYTAFAAGPETRSVKVTGFRIVPLSSHQVMAILVTDDGNVKNQIYTLPHHTNGEEIEKAVRLINDQLVGKPLSSVNEVLLKRIADHLVAGGSAPEILDLLQDVIKDAASEQMYVDGQINLLSNYESDDLAKVKSLYKLIDQNDAISSLIGFNPKDEIKNDSKSKVQVKLGSELQSDLLEDYSLLTAQYSVGKYGKGTIALLGPTNMPYSQMIGLLEYFRNELAKKLLDYYGRFK, encoded by the coding sequence ATGTTGACTGAACGGCAAGAACTTATTTTAAAGACTATTATCATGGACTTTACTCAGTCTCATGAGCCGGTAGGTTCTAAGACCGTGATGAATCAACTGCCTGTCAAGGTCTCAAGTGCTACAGTTCGAAATGAAATGGCGGCACTAGAAGAAAAGGGACTGCTTGAAAAGACTCACTCTTCAAGTGGGAGAATTCCTTCGACTGCTGGTTATCGATATTACTTAGATCATTTGATTAATCCAGTAAAGATACCAGCATCCGTCTATAACCGAATTATTTATCAATTAGACCAACCCTTTCAACAAGTTAATGAAATCGTACAAGAAGCTGCAAAAATTCTGTCTGATTTAACTAATTACACTGCTTTTGCCGCAGGTCCCGAAACTCGTTCGGTTAAAGTAACTGGTTTTAGGATCGTTCCTCTTTCAAGCCATCAAGTGATGGCAATATTAGTTACGGATGACGGTAATGTAAAGAATCAAATCTATACTTTACCGCATCATACAAATGGGGAAGAGATTGAAAAAGCAGTTCGACTAATTAATGATCAATTAGTTGGAAAGCCACTTAGTTCAGTTAATGAAGTGTTACTTAAGAGAATTGCAGATCATCTGGTTGCTGGAGGCTCAGCACCTGAAATTTTGGATTTGCTTCAAGATGTTATTAAGGATGCTGCTAGTGAGCAAATGTATGTAGATGGTCAGATTAATCTTTTGAGTAATTATGAGAGCGATGATTTAGCTAAAGTTAAATCTCTCTACAAATTAATTGATCAAAATGATGCTATTTCAAGCTTGATTGGTTTTAATCCTAAAGATGAAATTAAAAATGATTCAAAGTCGAAAGTTCAAGTTAAGTTAGGCTCTGAATTGCAATCAGATTTACTTGAAGATTATAGTTTGTTGACTGCACAATATAGCGTTGGTAAGTACGGTAAAGGAACAATAGCACTACTTGGACCAACTAACATGCCATACTCGCAGATGATCGGATTACTCGAGTATTTTAGGAACGAACTAGCAAAGAAATTGTTAGATTATTATGGTAGATTTAAGTAA
- the abc-f gene encoding ribosomal protection-like ABC-F family protein gives MSNIKISNLSFKYSDSIENIFNNLNLDLDSSWKLGLVGRNGRGKTTFLNLLQGKLQGTGAIQSKLEFNYFPLNVKNKEQLTLYALEEHVQFDQWELERELNLMQVDTNLIWQPFNTLSGGEQTKVLLALSFINKDAFPLIDEPTNHLDEKSRIQVVRYLQKHSQGYIVVSHDRDFLNQITNHILAIEHTEIHLYQGNYASYEDTKEKRDKFNQEKNEKLRGQIKALNESRQRIKGYSLQSENNKKASAHKNEIHADINKGFFGHKAAKIMKRSKNIERRMDKDIQDRKGLMTNVESVPELEMNFQPNYHSTLLETRHLDLKVKDKKLFKDLNLIIRNRGIVSLEGKNGAGKSTFLKSILNKSTDVTYQGILNLTNGLRVSYLPQDFVEYSGTLAEFSQKEHLSYEKILNVLRKMGFPRSSFETRIEEMSIGQQKRVSIAKSLVEEADFYLWDEPANYLDVFNQDQLIDVLRKTKPAMLLVEHDEYFISQVASKRIELKIVD, from the coding sequence ATGAGCAATATTAAGATTTCAAACCTTTCTTTTAAGTATTCAGATAGTATTGAAAATATTTTTAATAATCTAAACTTAGATTTGGATAGTAGTTGGAAATTAGGGCTTGTCGGCAGAAATGGTAGAGGAAAAACAACTTTTTTGAATCTGTTACAAGGAAAACTGCAAGGAACAGGAGCAATTCAATCTAAACTTGAATTTAATTACTTTCCTCTTAATGTGAAAAATAAAGAACAATTGACTCTCTATGCTTTAGAAGAACACGTTCAATTTGACCAATGGGAACTTGAACGTGAATTGAATTTAATGCAAGTAGACACTAATCTTATTTGGCAACCTTTTAATACTCTAAGTGGAGGAGAACAGACCAAGGTGTTGTTAGCTCTATCTTTTATTAATAAGGATGCTTTTCCTCTTATTGATGAGCCAACTAATCATTTAGACGAAAAGTCGCGAATACAAGTGGTTAGATATTTGCAAAAGCATTCACAAGGCTATATTGTTGTAAGTCATGATCGAGATTTTCTAAATCAGATAACTAATCATATTCTTGCAATTGAACATACAGAGATTCATTTATATCAGGGAAATTATGCTAGTTATGAAGATACTAAAGAAAAGCGTGATAAATTTAATCAGGAGAAAAATGAAAAACTTCGTGGTCAAATCAAAGCTTTAAATGAAAGTAGACAGCGCATTAAAGGATATTCACTTCAATCAGAGAATAATAAAAAAGCTAGTGCCCATAAAAATGAGATTCATGCAGATATTAATAAAGGTTTTTTTGGTCATAAAGCGGCTAAAATAATGAAAAGATCTAAGAACATTGAAAGAAGAATGGATAAAGATATTCAGGATAGAAAGGGCTTAATGACAAATGTTGAATCTGTACCAGAATTAGAGATGAATTTTCAACCAAATTATCATTCGACTTTATTAGAGACTCGACATTTAGATCTAAAAGTTAAAGATAAAAAGTTATTTAAAGACTTAAATTTAATCATTAGAAATCGAGGGATTGTTTCCCTTGAAGGTAAAAATGGAGCCGGAAAGTCTACTTTTTTGAAAAGCATTTTAAATAAGAGTACAGATGTAACTTATCAAGGAATTTTAAATTTAACTAATGGCTTAAGGGTTTCCTATTTACCACAAGACTTCGTAGAGTATTCAGGTACTTTGGCAGAATTTTCTCAAAAGGAACATTTGTCTTATGAGAAAATACTTAATGTACTTAGGAAAATGGGCTTTCCTAGATCAAGTTTTGAGACGAGAATTGAAGAAATGAGCATTGGTCAGCAAAAAAGAGTATCCATTGCTAAGTCATTAGTTGAAGAGGCAGACTTTTATCTATGGGATGAACCAGCAAATTACCTGGATGTGTTTAACCAAGATCAATTAATTGATGTTTTAAGAAAGACAAAGCCAGCAATGTTGTTAGTTGAACATGATGAGTATTTTATTAGTCAAGTAGCAAGTAAACGGATAGAATTAAAGATAGTTGATTAG
- a CDS encoding GyrI-like domain-containing protein, whose protein sequence is MAFDYKKEYKNLYHPKKQPEIIRVPKMNYIAVSGSGDPNQEDGTYQKALGLLYGLAYTIKMSKKGEHKIPGYFDYVVPPLEGLWWSKDQQKIDYAHKENFAWISMIRLPDFVTKKEFDWAIKTATEKKKQDFSQAKFFTYDEGLCVQIMHTGSYDNEPATIEEMHQFVKKENYQIDIQNPRYHHEIYLSDPRRTKTERLKTVIRLPIK, encoded by the coding sequence ATGGCATTTGATTATAAAAAAGAATATAAAAATTTGTATCATCCTAAAAAGCAGCCTGAAATTATTAGGGTCCCTAAAATGAATTATATTGCAGTTTCAGGAAGTGGAGACCCTAATCAGGAAGATGGGACTTATCAAAAGGCTTTAGGATTACTTTATGGACTTGCTTATACTATCAAGATGAGTAAAAAAGGTGAGCATAAAATTCCAGGATACTTCGATTATGTAGTGCCACCACTTGAAGGATTATGGTGGTCAAAAGATCAGCAGAAGATTGATTATGCTCATAAAGAAAATTTTGCCTGGATATCAATGATTCGATTGCCGGATTTTGTTACAAAGAAAGAATTTGATTGGGCAATTAAGACAGCTACTGAGAAGAAAAAACAAGATTTCTCTCAAGCCAAATTTTTTACTTATGATGAGGGACTTTGTGTTCAGATAATGCACACCGGTAGTTATGATAATGAGCCTGCCACAATTGAAGAGATGCATCAATTTGTAAAAAAAGAAAATTATCAGATAGATATTCAAAATCCACGTTATCATCATGAAATATATTTAAGCGATCCAAGAAGAACTAAGACTGAAAGGCTTAAAACTGTAATTAGATTACCAATTAAATAA
- the ribF gene encoding riboflavin biosynthesis protein RibF, with amino-acid sequence MKVITLDYPISAPITKQKVILTLGFFDGVHIGHQKLIKDAKLIAKEKKLPLMVMTFDKHPKEIYKNDHKFVYLETAREKEQKMEKLGVDYLVIIKFTKKFSQLKPQDFVDQVIMKLKADTVVVGFDYTYGPKDIANVENLPKFAQGRFQIMVEPKQSIDKIKVGSTYIRKAIQHGNVELAAALLGQPYETSGIIVHGFRRGHKIGFPTANLEISGAKVLPAEGVYATRAKINGKWHDAMTSVGYNETFKTNHGLTIETNIFNFDEEAYGKPLTLSWYKFIRSNKKFSGIEELSRQLDQDKRNIKQYFYDLEK; translated from the coding sequence ATGAAAGTAATAACATTAGATTATCCGATCTCTGCACCTATCACAAAGCAAAAGGTAATCTTAACGTTAGGTTTTTTTGATGGGGTGCATATTGGACATCAGAAACTTATTAAGGATGCAAAATTAATAGCCAAGGAGAAGAAGTTGCCGTTAATGGTAATGACTTTTGATAAGCATCCTAAAGAGATATACAAAAATGATCATAAATTTGTCTATTTAGAAACAGCCCGCGAAAAAGAACAAAAGATGGAAAAGCTGGGGGTAGATTATTTAGTAATTATTAAATTTACTAAAAAATTTAGTCAGCTTAAACCGCAAGATTTTGTTGATCAAGTAATTATGAAACTCAAAGCAGATACAGTTGTTGTAGGTTTTGATTATACATATGGTCCAAAAGATATTGCTAATGTAGAAAATCTACCTAAGTTTGCACAAGGCAGGTTTCAAATTATGGTGGAGCCTAAGCAATCAATTGATAAGATTAAAGTTGGTTCCACCTATATTAGAAAGGCCATCCAACATGGAAATGTTGAATTAGCTGCAGCTTTACTTGGCCAGCCATATGAAACCTCAGGTATCATTGTTCATGGTTTTAGAAGAGGACATAAAATTGGATTTCCAACGGCCAATCTCGAAATTTCTGGTGCTAAAGTTTTACCTGCTGAAGGGGTTTATGCCACTAGAGCTAAAATAAATGGAAAATGGCATGATGCAATGACTAGTGTTGGCTATAATGAAACTTTTAAAACAAATCACGGCTTAACAATTGAAACCAATATTTTCAATTTTGATGAAGAAGCCTATGGTAAGCCATTGACTTTATCTTGGTACAAGTTTATTCGTTCAAATAAAAAATTTTCTGGAATAGAAGAATTATCACGTCAACTGGATCAAGATAAGCGAAATATTAAGCAGTATTTTTATGATTTAGAAAAATAA